In Actinotignum schaalii, the sequence CCGCCGCCGCGATGACCCAGCTTTCCCCCATGAATTCCTCCACCGTTTCGGTACTGGTGCCCCGTGGGGAAGAGGCGGAAGCCCAGAAGGTCCTCGTCTCCGTACTCCAGGGCCGCTTGGGGAAGAACTACCAGGTGGAAGGCCAGTTCATCGAAAGTCAGATGCGCGGCCAGGAATCCACCGAACGCCAGGTCACCGCGATTATCGCGGCCATCGGCGGGATCGTGATCCTGGTGGGTGCCCTGGGCCTGCTGACCGTTTCCATCGTCACGATGAAGCAGCGGGTGCGGGAAATGGGGATTCGGCGCGCGATGGGCGCCTCCGCGCGCCGGATCTTCACCTCGGTATTCCTGGAATCCGTGGTGGCGACGACGGCGGCCGGTTTCATCGGGGTCATTGCCTCGATTATCACCATCCGCACCGCGCCCATAGCCCGGTGGCTCGATCTGCCCTTCTCGGTAGATAGCGTGGGATACCCGGTACTGGCCGCCTTTATTGGCCTGGCGATCTCCGCCGGAGTGGGAGCGCTTTGCGGGATTATCCCGGCCACCATGGCGCTGCGCATCAAACCGATTGACGCCATCCGCTTCTAGGTGGGAGCGCGGAGAGCTAGGCTAAAGCCATGAAAGTACTGCTCCCCAATAGCTTTGACCTCTCCCTCCCGCCCGAAGCGGGCGTCACCTGGGTGACTTTCGATGTGAACGCGCCCATCCCGGAAGAACACCGCGATGCTGAAGCCCTCGTGGTGTGGCTCGATCCGAATGCGGCCGAGCACGTGGCCCAGCTTCCCCAGCTCAAACTCATCCAGGGCATGATGGCCGGCGCGGAAAGCCTGCACGCCACCAACCCGCCCGCCGGAGTCATCCTCGCCACCGCGAACGGCCTGCATGACGCCACCGTATCCGAACACGCCATCGCCCTCGCACTCTACCTGGTGCGGGACCTGCGCATCGCCACCGAAGAACAGCACAACCACCGCTGGTCGCGCGACCGCATCTTCTTCACCGAGCTACGCCCCGGCGGGCGCCTCACCAGCCTGCTCGGTGCGAAGGTAACCATCTGGGGCTACGGGCATATCGGGCGCCACCTGGCCGGGATGCTCAAGGTTTTCGGGGCGCAGGTGCGCGGCCTGGCCACCTCTCGGCGCACCGAAGGCGATATTGAGGTGTACGACGGCGCGAACCTCGCCCAGCGCGATGAGATCCTGGCTGATACCGATGTCCTTATTCTCATCCTCCCCGCCACTGAGGCCACCGCCAACGTGGTGGATGCCAGCGTCTTTGCGGCCCTGCCCAGTCGCGCCGTCGTCGTTAATGTGGGGCGTGGAAAAACGGTGAACGAAGAAGGCCTGGCCGCCGCGCTGCGCGAAGGAAAAATCGCGGGCGCCGGCCTGGACGTAACCGCCACCGAGCCGCTCCCCGCGGATTCGCCGCTGTGGGACCTGGCCACGATTATTACCCCGCATACCGCCGGCGGGCGGCCCGTGGGTGCGGAGGAATTGATCCTCGCCAATGTGCGGGCCCTGCGCGACGGAGGGGAGTTTATCAACCGCGAAGCCTAGACGCGGAACGAAGCCTCAAGCGGCCGCGCGACCCGGCGCGGCTCCGCGCTCGCGATGCTCTGCGGCGCTGCCCCGCGCCACACAACCGACAATAACCAACCGCCCGGGACTACCACCCGGCGGCAATAGTGCGCTACACTCCTTAAACTGACATACAGTTCAGCTCAAGGAGGAGTAGTGATGTCATCGAGTGACGATAAGCGGCCGGCCACGCCCGCCTCGGAATCCGAGGACACCAGCGCGCAATTCGCCGCCGCGCACCCGGACACTTTCGCGCAGTACCTCAGGCGGCGCGGCATGGTGTTCTTCGTGGCCTACCTCGGCTACGTATGTGCGTACCTGGTACGCAATAATTTCAAACTCCGCTCCGAAGCCCTGCGCCTGGAGAACGACTGGAGCCTGCCGCAAATCGGCCTGGTGCTCACCATGTTCACCATCACCTACGGCTTCGGGAAATTCTTCATGGGGATGCTTTCCGACCGCGTTTCCCTGCGCCGTATTTTCGCCGGATGCCTGGGGCTTTCCGCGGTGCTCTGCGTTGCCATCGGTTTTACCACGAATTTCTACCTGCTCGCGGTGCTCATGTTCCTGCTCGGTTGCGCGCAGGGGGCGCTCGCGCCCTCGTCCATGGCGATGATCGCGAATTGGTACCCGAATAAAACCCGCGGTTCCGGTATCGCGATCTGGAATACCTCCCAGAACCTGGGCGGGGCGCTGCTGCCCCTCATGATCACCTGGCTGCTGGCCCTGGGTGGGCCCAGCGGCGGCGCGATTGCCTTCTGGGGCCCGGGCCTGGTGGTCTTCGGCCTGTCCATCTTCTTCTGGAAGTACGGCGGGGACCGCCCCGAAGCCGAAGGCATGCCCACCCTGCGCCAGATTTACGGAAAGGCCGGCGAACCGAATACCGACGAAACCCCCGACGAAAGCTACTGGCATATCCTGGTGCGTTTCGTTTTCACCTCCCCGCTGGTCCTCACCGTGGCCTTCATCAACGCCGCGCTCTACTTCCTGCGTTTCGGGGTGCTCAACTGGATGCCGGCCTTCCTCGGCACCGAAATGGGCTTCACGGAAGCGCAGTACTCCACGGCTTTCTCGGTGCTGGAATGGATCGCGATTCCCGGCTCCTTCCTCTTCGCCTGGATTTCCGTCAAGCTCCCCAACCGCCAGTCGGTGGTGGGCTTCCTCGGGCTGCTGTGCCTGGCCGGCCTCATCTGGGTCTACATGGGTAACGACAATTACGTAGTGCTCCTCATCGTCTCCGGGCTTATGGGCGCGCTGATTTACGGCCCGCAGCTCATCGTCAATATCCTCACCCTCAACTTCGTGCCGCTCAAGGCGGCCGGGGTCGCGGTCGGTTTCGTGGGGCTCTTCGGCTACATCGTGGGCGAAATGGGCGCGAACCTCATTATGCCGATCCTTGCCGAGCGCTTCTCCTGGGCGGCCTCCTTCACGCTGCTCGCCGGCATCGCGGTGGCGGCCGGGGTTATGTACCTCTCGCTCTCGCGGCGCGAACAGGCCGTGGTGCAGGCCTAATAGTTACCGCTGCATAATGTACGACGACGCCGGCGCGGGGCCCGAGGAATCGGGCCCCGCGCGGGTGTGCTGGCGGCCAGCTAGCTGCGTCGTCGTTCTTAATACCGCAGGCTGCGCATTTCCGGGCCGCGCAGGCTGGCGTAACCGGCCGCGCAGATGAGGGCGGTGAGGGCGAGGCTGGTGTAGGTCACCGTCCAGCCGTAGCCGGTGACCAGGTGGGGGATGAGGAAATTCGCGAGGGTTTCGCCGGCCAGGTAGCCGGCCGCGCCCACCACCCCGGTGGCAGCGCCGGACACATTATCGGGAACCAGGGAGAGGGTGAGCATATTAATACTCACCTGGGGTCCGTAAATGAGAGCGCCGAGCAGCAGCGCCCCGGCCACCGAAGAACTGCTAAAAGCCAGGTGGGGCCAGGCGGCGAGCGCCGCCGCCAGGGCCAGCATTGATTTCATGGCGGCCGACGAAGCCCGGTTGGGGTGGCGCGCCGCGTAGGCCCCGAAGGCGAAGGAGGCTGGAATCGCCGCCAGTTCCGCGCTGGCCAGCGCGATTTCGCCGTCGCGCCCGGTGGCGTGGGCGGCCGCGAAAATAACTACCCAGTTGATGACCCCGAAACGGATGCAATACAGCAGCGTATTAATGCCGACGAGGGTGAGGATCCAGCGGTTGGTGAGCACCGCCCGCACTACCGTGGACCAGTAGCCGTCCGCGCGGGTGCTTAGCTGCGGGGTGCCTGCCGGGCCGAACAGCATGGTGAGGGTGGGCAGGCCCTGGCGCCAGGGACGGTCTGCACCGGTGCGGTAGGCCCAGATGCCCACCGCGATAGTGAGCAGGCCCGGGATGAGGAAAATATGGAAACGGGCCAGGCTCCAGCCGGTGAAGGCCCCGGCCAGGAGCGGGAGGAGGGCGGCGCCTAGGTTTTGGGAGGTGTTCCAGATCGCCACCCGCGAACCGCGCGAAGAATTGGGGTACCAGGCACCCAGGAGCACCAGGGCGGCGGGGGCGAGGGCCGATTGCACCAGCCCGTTCGCGAAGGTCAGGGCCGCGATAGCCTGGGGCGAGCTGGGGAAACCGGTGAGGATGCACAGGATTCCGGAAATAATCAGCGCCCCGCCGAAAAGCCGGCGTAGCGAAACGCGGTCGGCCACCATACCGAAAATGATTTTTCCGAACCCGTAGGCGAGGGTGAAGGCGCTGAGCACGAAACCGACCTGGTAGAGGGACCAGCCTTCTTCTTCCATGAAGCGGGCGGAGACCACTTTGAGGTTATTGCGGGTGGTGTAGGCGAACACGTAGCCGATATAGACAACGAGGAATACGTGGGCGCGCCAGCGGTAATAATCCGGGGCGGGGGTGCAGCCCGGTGGGAACCGCGTGGCGGCCATGATCCCTCCTTTCGTGCGTGCGGCGTGCGGGCGCGTGGCTGCGGAAGCGACGTATCCGCAGGGATCCGCGCGGGTTGCCTTGGCCACCCGCGGGCTGCCTTGCCCGCGCGATGGCGTAAAATCACAGTGGAAACTGACAGTCAGTTTACCTAGGATAAGGCGGGAGCGGGTACTCACCCGGCTCGTTATCCCGCGGAGGAAAGGAGTGCTGATGGCTCGCCGGCTTGCCGATGATCTGGCTGACCACCTGCGCGAACGCATCCTTTCCGGAAATATTGCGCCGGGGGAGCGCCTGGCCGAAGCCGCGATCGCGGAAGAATACTCGGTGGCGCGCTCCACCGCCCGCATCGCGGTGGAATCCTTGATCGCGGACGGTTTGGTGGAGCGCGAGGCGCGTAAACACCCGCGGGTGGTGACCGTGGAAGGCTCCGAGATTCCGGAGATTGTGGCACTGCTGGAAATTAGTGAATCCCTGGCGCTGGCGCGGATTATGGGCGGCCACCCGGATCTGCGCCCGCTGCGCGCGGCCCGCGGGGAGCAGCCCAGCCGGGTGCTCCACACCCTCGTGGAGGTCTCCGGTTCCAAGCGCCTGGAAGCACTTCACCGCCCGCTCACTTTCCACACCATGTTGTACGCCGCCAGCCGGGCTGAGGCCAGCCGTGCGGAGGCCAGCCGCACCGAGGCCGCTCGCGCAAACTCTAGCCGCGCTGATAGTGCGCTGGCGCAGGCACAGGATCAGTTCATTGACGCGGTTTTGCTGGGGCAGGAGAGCGCCGGGGAGGCACTGCGCGCCTTACAGCGGGCACGCCAGGCCCGGCTCGGGGTGGACGCGGGCGCGGTGCTTGCGCATACCGGCGGTGTTACCCCGCAAAAGGCAAAGTAGGCTGACCGGCCACCGGCCCGTCCATCCACCACAGCGCCCCCGCCCCCCGCGAATCATCATTTTCGCGTGAGACGGTCACGAAAACATCCTTGCCATCCTGACCGCCCAGGGTTACCGCGGTGGTCCCGGTCACCGGGAGCTGGTATTCCTGCACGATCTGCCCGCTCGGATCGAGAACCCGGATGATGCCAGCCCGGTTGAGGGCCACCCACACATTCCCTTCACTGTCGACGGTCAGCCCGTCCGGGCTCGCATCTTCCACGTGGTGAAAGTCGCTGCGATGCTGAAGTGCGCCTGCGTCGTCGACCTCAAAAACAGAAATCGCGCGCGTGGAGGTGTCGATGTAGTAGGCACGTCGGCGGTCGGGCGAAAAACCGATGCCGTTCGAGGTAGTGACATCGCTTAAAACCACGCTGACTTCGAGGGTGGGGGAGATGCGGTAGAGGCGCGCGGTGCCGCGGGTGGTGGCGTCGCGGGTGTAGGGCATGGAGCCGGCGTAGAGGTAGCCCCACGGGTCCGCGGTGCCTTCGTTCATGCGGTAGGCGGGGCTGTTCCACAGGGTTGCGGCCGCGCGCGGGGCGGCCGTGGC encodes:
- a CDS encoding MFS transporter, whose amino-acid sequence is MSSSDDKRPATPASESEDTSAQFAAAHPDTFAQYLRRRGMVFFVAYLGYVCAYLVRNNFKLRSEALRLENDWSLPQIGLVLTMFTITYGFGKFFMGMLSDRVSLRRIFAGCLGLSAVLCVAIGFTTNFYLLAVLMFLLGCAQGALAPSSMAMIANWYPNKTRGSGIAIWNTSQNLGGALLPLMITWLLALGGPSGGAIAFWGPGLVVFGLSIFFWKYGGDRPEAEGMPTLRQIYGKAGEPNTDETPDESYWHILVRFVFTSPLVLTVAFINAALYFLRFGVLNWMPAFLGTEMGFTEAQYSTAFSVLEWIAIPGSFLFAWISVKLPNRQSVVGFLGLLCLAGLIWVYMGNDNYVVLLIVSGLMGALIYGPQLIVNILTLNFVPLKAAGVAVGFVGLFGYIVGEMGANLIMPILAERFSWAASFTLLAGIAVAAGVMYLSLSRREQAVVQA
- a CDS encoding GntR family transcriptional regulator, encoding MARRLADDLADHLRERILSGNIAPGERLAEAAIAEEYSVARSTARIAVESLIADGLVEREARKHPRVVTVEGSEIPEIVALLEISESLALARIMGGHPDLRPLRAARGEQPSRVLHTLVEVSGSKRLEALHRPLTFHTMLYAASRAEASRAEASRTEAARANSSRADSALAQAQDQFIDAVLLGQESAGEALRALQRARQARLGVDAGAVLAHTGGVTPQKAK
- a CDS encoding MFS transporter translates to MAATRFPPGCTPAPDYYRWRAHVFLVVYIGYVFAYTTRNNLKVVSARFMEEEGWSLYQVGFVLSAFTLAYGFGKIIFGMVADRVSLRRLFGGALIISGILCILTGFPSSPQAIAALTFANGLVQSALAPAALVLLGAWYPNSSRGSRVAIWNTSQNLGAALLPLLAGAFTGWSLARFHIFLIPGLLTIAVGIWAYRTGADRPWRQGLPTLTMLFGPAGTPQLSTRADGYWSTVVRAVLTNRWILTLVGINTLLYCIRFGVINWVVIFAAAHATGRDGEIALASAELAAIPASFAFGAYAARHPNRASSAAMKSMLALAAALAAWPHLAFSSSSVAGALLLGALIYGPQVSINMLTLSLVPDNVSGAATGVVGAAGYLAGETLANFLIPHLVTGYGWTVTYTSLALTALICAAGYASLRGPEMRSLRY
- a CDS encoding NAD(P)-dependent oxidoreductase — translated: MKVLLPNSFDLSLPPEAGVTWVTFDVNAPIPEEHRDAEALVVWLDPNAAEHVAQLPQLKLIQGMMAGAESLHATNPPAGVILATANGLHDATVSEHAIALALYLVRDLRIATEEQHNHRWSRDRIFFTELRPGGRLTSLLGAKVTIWGYGHIGRHLAGMLKVFGAQVRGLATSRRTEGDIEVYDGANLAQRDEILADTDVLILILPATEATANVVDASVFAALPSRAVVVNVGRGKTVNEEGLAAALREGKIAGAGLDVTATEPLPADSPLWDLATIITPHTAGGRPVGAEELILANVRALRDGGEFINREA
- a CDS encoding SMP-30/gluconolactonase/LRE family protein translates to MAFEQITDAVAFHAEGPVWSDSWGGLRFVDMLAGDLLTLRSDGGVDRLATGSKIAAFVRPRVRGGYVVATERGLALADTATAAPRAAATLWNSPAYRMNEGTADPWGYLYAGSMPYTRDATTRGTARLYRISPTLEVSVVLSDVTTSNGIGFSPDRRRAYYIDTSTRAISVFEVDDAGALQHRSDFHHVEDASPDGLTVDSEGNVWVALNRAGIIRVLDPSGQIVQEYQLPVTGTTAVTLGGQDGKDVFVTVSRENDDSRGAGALWWMDGPVAGQPTLPFAG